A genome region from Pseudomonas helmanticensis includes the following:
- the nirD gene encoding nitrite reductase small subunit NirD, with translation MNWLDICALEEINALGSRIIAGPKGDIAIFRTSDDEVFALDDRCPHKGGPLSQGLIYGKRVACPLHNWQIDLQSGEAQAPDIGCAHHHPARVENGRVQLALREAI, from the coding sequence ATGAACTGGCTCGATATCTGTGCTCTCGAAGAGATCAACGCCCTCGGCTCGCGGATCATTGCCGGGCCAAAAGGTGACATCGCGATTTTTCGTACAAGTGACGATGAGGTTTTCGCCCTCGACGACCGCTGCCCGCACAAGGGCGGGCCGTTATCGCAAGGCCTGATCTACGGTAAACGCGTCGCTTGCCCGCTGCACAACTGGCAGATCGACCTGCAATCCGGTGAAGCCCAGGCGCCGGACATCGGTTGCGCGCATCACCATCCGGCGCGGGTCGAAAACGGTCGGGTGCAGTTGGCCCTGCGGGAAGCCATCTGA
- a CDS encoding nitrate reductase yields MNRQTTASTCCYCGVGCGVLIEHDGERIFGVSGDPAHPANFGKLCSKGSTLHLTGDLAARALYPELRLGKNLARSRTDWDTALEHAANVFAETIAEHGPDSVAFYISGQLLTEDYYAFNKLARALVGTNNIDSNSRLCMSSAVVGYKRSLGADAPPCSYEDLELSDCVMIVGSNMAYAHPVLFRRLEEAKSRRPQMKVIVIDPRRTDTCDLADLHLAILPGTDVALFHGILHLLLWEDWIDREFIKAHTEGLAELKSLVRDYTPQMVSQLCGISVEQLQQCAEWVGTSPSFLSLWCMGLNQSTAGSAKNSALINLHLATGQIGRPGAGPFSLTGQPNAMGGRETGSLSNLLPGHRDAANPEHRAEVAAYWGVDRLPENTGLSAIELFEQVRNGKIKALWIACTNPAQSMPDQHSVRAALEACPFVVLQEAFRTTETAAFADLLLPAASWGEKEGSVTNSERRISHVRKAILPPGEARPDWAITVDFAQRLEKRLRPAESSLFKFDQPWQLFDEFIELTRGRDLDMSGISHALLDQIGPQQWPFPTGARQGTVRLYEDGVFPTANGRAQFIAEPYRAAKEQRDARFPLTLITGRLRDQWHGMSRTGTAAQLFGHVSEAVLSLHPDELRRQRLQPGDLVNLKSRRGAVIVAVGSDDGVRPGQAFLPMHWGDRFLKGGVNSLTLSAFDPLSKQPELKHSGVRLEPVNLPWQLFALIEGDVQRHFETLRPLCEAFSYVSLSLVGRERSALLIRAASSEAPNPQLLGAIDQCLSLIDGPVLAYDDPRRAIGKRVRIENGRITAIRLAGETLAQHWLQSLWLEGRADEQLRRWLLAPMSAPPGSVGGQVAVDKTLCNCRNVSFNAVCAGIRQGLDLQGLKNNLGCGTQCGSCVPEIKRLLAAELQPVAVI; encoded by the coding sequence ATGAACCGCCAGACGACCGCCTCGACCTGCTGTTATTGCGGGGTCGGCTGCGGCGTGCTGATCGAGCATGACGGCGAACGTATTTTCGGCGTCAGCGGCGATCCGGCGCATCCGGCCAACTTCGGCAAACTCTGCAGCAAAGGCTCGACGCTGCACCTGACCGGCGACCTCGCGGCCCGCGCGCTATACCCGGAATTACGTTTGGGAAAAAACCTGGCGCGCAGTCGCACGGATTGGGACACCGCGCTGGAACATGCTGCCAACGTGTTCGCCGAGACCATCGCCGAACACGGCCCGGACAGCGTGGCGTTCTATATCTCCGGGCAACTGCTGACCGAGGACTACTACGCCTTCAACAAACTGGCGCGGGCGCTGGTCGGCACCAACAACATCGACAGCAATTCACGCTTGTGCATGTCGTCGGCGGTGGTCGGCTACAAGCGCAGCCTTGGCGCCGATGCGCCGCCGTGCAGCTATGAAGATCTGGAGCTCAGCGATTGCGTGATGATCGTCGGCAGCAACATGGCCTACGCCCATCCGGTACTTTTCCGTCGACTGGAAGAGGCAAAATCGCGCCGCCCACAGATGAAAGTCATCGTCATTGATCCACGGCGCACCGACACCTGTGACCTCGCCGATCTGCATCTGGCGATTCTTCCCGGCACCGATGTCGCTTTGTTCCATGGGATTTTGCACCTGCTGTTGTGGGAAGACTGGATCGACCGTGAATTCATCAAGGCGCACACCGAAGGCCTCGCCGAACTGAAGAGCTTGGTACGCGATTACACCCCGCAGATGGTGTCGCAACTGTGCGGGATCAGCGTCGAGCAATTGCAGCAATGTGCCGAATGGGTCGGCACGTCACCGAGTTTCCTGTCGCTGTGGTGCATGGGCTTGAACCAGTCCACCGCCGGCAGCGCGAAAAACAGCGCATTGATCAATCTGCACCTCGCCACCGGGCAAATCGGTCGGCCCGGTGCAGGACCTTTCTCTTTGACCGGTCAGCCGAATGCCATGGGTGGCCGCGAAACCGGCAGCCTGTCGAATCTGTTACCGGGCCATCGCGACGCGGCCAACCCTGAGCACCGCGCGGAAGTGGCGGCTTATTGGGGTGTCGATCGGTTGCCGGAAAACACCGGACTGAGTGCCATCGAACTGTTCGAACAGGTGCGCAACGGCAAGATCAAGGCGTTGTGGATCGCCTGCACCAACCCTGCGCAATCGATGCCCGATCAACACTCGGTGCGGGCAGCGCTTGAGGCCTGCCCGTTTGTGGTCCTGCAAGAAGCCTTTCGCACCACCGAAACCGCGGCGTTCGCCGATCTGCTGCTACCCGCCGCCAGTTGGGGCGAGAAAGAAGGTTCGGTGACCAATTCCGAGCGGCGAATTTCCCACGTGCGCAAAGCCATTCTCCCACCTGGCGAAGCGCGTCCGGATTGGGCGATCACGGTGGATTTCGCACAACGGCTGGAGAAACGTCTGCGTCCCGCTGAATCGAGCCTGTTCAAATTCGATCAGCCGTGGCAGTTGTTCGATGAATTCATAGAGCTGACACGCGGGCGCGATCTGGATATGTCCGGGATCAGCCACGCCTTGCTCGACCAGATCGGGCCGCAACAGTGGCCCTTCCCCACCGGCGCCCGGCAGGGAACCGTGCGCCTCTATGAAGACGGCGTTTTTCCTACGGCCAACGGACGCGCGCAGTTCATTGCCGAGCCGTATCGCGCTGCCAAAGAGCAGCGTGACGCGCGCTTCCCGTTGACGCTGATCACCGGCCGCCTGCGCGATCAATGGCACGGTATGAGCCGCACCGGCACCGCTGCGCAGTTGTTCGGGCATGTCAGCGAAGCGGTGCTGAGCCTGCACCCGGACGAATTGCGTCGGCAGCGTTTGCAGCCGGGCGATCTGGTCAATCTGAAAAGTCGTCGCGGCGCGGTGATCGTCGCGGTCGGCAGCGATGACGGTGTAAGGCCGGGCCAGGCCTTTTTACCGATGCACTGGGGCGACCGGTTTCTCAAGGGCGGCGTCAACAGCCTGACCCTGTCGGCCTTCGATCCGTTGTCGAAGCAGCCGGAACTCAAACACAGCGGCGTGCGCCTGGAACCGGTGAATTTGCCTTGGCAGCTTTTCGCACTGATCGAGGGTGATGTTCAACGGCATTTCGAGACGCTACGACCGCTCTGTGAGGCGTTTTCCTACGTAAGTCTCAGCCTTGTCGGACGTGAACGATCGGCATTGCTGATACGTGCTGCCAGCAGCGAGGCGCCGAATCCGCAATTGCTCGGTGCTATCGACCAGTGCCTGTCACTGATCGACGGGCCGGTATTGGCCTATGACGATCCGCGTCGGGCGATCGGTAAACGGGTGCGCATCGAAAACGGCCGGATTACGGCGATTCGACTGGCCGGCGAAACCCTCGCGCAACATTGGTTGCAAAGCCTGTGGCTGGAGGGCCGTGCCGACGAGCAGTTGCGGCGTTGGCTGCTGGCGCCCATGAGTGCGCCACCGGGGAGCGTCGGCGGGCAGGTCGCCGTGGATAAAACCCTGTGCAATTGCAGGAACGTCAGCTTCAACGCGGTCTGTGCCGGCATTCGCCAAGGCCTGGATTTGCAGGGTTTGAAAAACAATTTGGGCTGCGGCACGCAATGCGGCTCGTGCGTCCCGGAAATAAAGCGCTTGCTGGCTGCCGAGTTGCAGCCGGTCGCCGTCATCTGA
- the cobA gene encoding uroporphyrinogen-III C-methyltransferase, producing the protein MNAKVWLVGAGPGDPELLTLKAVRALREAAVVLIDDLVNDAVLAHCPGARIIAVGKRGGCRSTPQAFIHRLMLRYARQGKCVVRLKGGDPCIFGRGGEEAQWMRERGVEVELVNGITAGLAGATQCDIPLTLRGVARGVTLVTAHTQDDSQLNWQALAQGGTTLVIYMGVAKLGEIRDQLLAGGMAADTPVAMIENASLPEQRECRSDLRGMGEDACAFGLKSPAILVIGAVAAVAEEQKIAACSSSYSTCADFMQELPQAAIF; encoded by the coding sequence ATGAATGCAAAAGTCTGGCTGGTGGGCGCAGGCCCCGGCGACCCGGAACTGTTGACCCTCAAGGCCGTGCGCGCATTGCGCGAGGCGGCGGTGGTGCTGATCGATGACCTGGTCAACGACGCGGTGCTTGCGCACTGCCCTGGCGCGCGAATCATTGCCGTGGGTAAACGCGGTGGCTGCCGCTCGACACCGCAGGCGTTTATCCATCGGTTGATGCTGCGTTATGCCCGCCAGGGAAAGTGCGTGGTACGCCTCAAGGGTGGTGATCCGTGCATTTTCGGCCGTGGCGGTGAAGAAGCGCAGTGGATGCGTGAACGCGGGGTTGAAGTGGAATTGGTCAATGGCATTACCGCCGGACTGGCCGGGGCGACGCAGTGCGATATTCCGCTGACGCTGCGCGGTGTGGCGCGCGGCGTGACGCTGGTGACGGCGCACACCCAGGACGACAGCCAGTTGAACTGGCAGGCGTTGGCGCAGGGCGGCACGACGCTGGTGATTTACATGGGCGTGGCCAAGCTGGGCGAGATTCGCGATCAGCTGTTGGCGGGCGGGATGGCGGCGGATACGCCGGTGGCGATGATCGAGAATGCTTCGTTGCCGGAGCAGCGGGAATGCCGCAGTGATCTGCGGGGCATGGGAGAGGATGCGTGTGCGTTTGGACTGAAAAGCCCGGCGATTCTGGTGATTGGTGCGGTGGCGGCTGTTGCTGAAGAGCAAAAGATCGCAGCCTGCAGCAGCTCCTACAGCACGTGTGCAGATTTCATGCAGGAGCTGCCGCAGGCTGCGATCTTTTAA
- a CDS encoding OmpA family protein, translated as MKLKNTLGLAIGSLIAATSFGALAQGQGAVEIEGFAKKEQFDSARNFKNNGNLFGGSVGYFLTDDVELRLGYDEVHNVRADNGRNIKGANTALDALYHFNNPGDMVRPYVSAGFSDQSIGQNESGRNRSTFANVGAGAKLYFTENFYARAGVEAQYNIDQGDTEWAPSVGIGVNFGGGSKPAAAPVPAPAEVCSDSDNDGVCDNVDKCPDTPANVTVDADGCPAVAEVVRVELDVKFDFDKSVVKTNSYGDIKNLADFMKQYPSTTTTVEGHTDSVGPDAYNQKLSERRANAVKQVLTNQYGVESSRVQSVGYGESRPVADNKTEAGRAVNRRVEAQVEAQAK; from the coding sequence ATGAAACTGAAAAACACCTTGGGCTTGGCCATTGGTTCTCTGATTGCCGCCACTTCGTTCGGCGCTCTGGCACAAGGCCAAGGCGCAGTTGAAATCGAAGGCTTCGCAAAGAAAGAACAATTCGACAGCGCTCGTAACTTCAAGAACAACGGCAACCTCTTCGGTGGTTCGGTTGGTTACTTCCTGACCGACGACGTTGAACTGCGTCTGGGCTACGACGAAGTGCACAACGTACGTGCCGACAACGGCCGTAACATCAAGGGCGCCAACACCGCTCTGGACGCTCTGTACCACTTCAACAACCCAGGCGACATGGTCCGTCCATACGTTTCGGCTGGTTTCTCCGATCAGAGCATCGGTCAGAACGAGTCCGGTCGTAACCGCTCCACCTTCGCCAACGTTGGCGCTGGTGCCAAGCTGTACTTCACCGAGAACTTCTACGCCCGTGCTGGCGTTGAAGCTCAATACAATATCGACCAGGGCGACACCGAGTGGGCTCCTAGCGTTGGTATCGGTGTGAACTTCGGTGGCGGCTCCAAGCCTGCTGCTGCTCCAGTTCCAGCACCAGCTGAAGTCTGCTCCGACAGCGACAACGACGGCGTTTGCGACAACGTTGACAAGTGCCCGGACACCCCAGCCAACGTAACTGTTGACGCTGATGGCTGCCCAGCAGTTGCTGAAGTTGTTCGTGTTGAGCTGGACGTTAAGTTCGATTTCGACAAGTCTGTTGTTAAAACCAACAGCTACGGCGACATCAAGAACCTGGCTGACTTCATGAAGCAGTACCCATCCACCACCACTACTGTTGAAGGTCACACTGACTCCGTCGGTCCTGACGCTTACAACCAGAAACTGTCCGAGCGTCGTGCAAACGCCGTTAAGCAAGTTCTGACCAACCAGTACGGTGTTGAATCGTCCCGCGTTCAGTCTGTTGGCTACGGCGAATCCCGCCCAGTTGCTGACAACAAAACTGAAGCTGGCCGCGCTGTAAACCGTCGCGTAGAAGCGCAGGTTGAAGCTCAAGCTAAGTAA
- the sigX gene encoding RNA polymerase sigma factor SigX produces the protein MNKAQTLSTRYDPRELSDEELVARSHTELFHVTRAYEELMRRYQRTLFNVCARYLGNDRDADDVCQEVMLKVLYGLKNFEGKSKFKTWLYSITYNECITQYRKERRKRRLMDALSLDPLEEASEEKTPKAEEKGGLDRWLVYVNPIDREILVLRFVAELEFQEIADIMHMGLSATKMRYKRALDKLREKFAGIAET, from the coding sequence TTGAATAAAGCCCAAACGCTATCTACGCGCTACGACCCCCGCGAGCTCTCTGATGAGGAGTTGGTCGCGCGCTCGCATACCGAGCTTTTTCACGTAACGCGCGCTTATGAAGAACTGATGCGGCGTTACCAGCGAACATTATTTAACGTCTGTGCGAGATATCTTGGGAACGATCGCGACGCGGACGATGTCTGTCAGGAAGTCATGTTGAAGGTGCTGTATGGCCTGAAGAACTTCGAGGGGAAATCGAAGTTCAAGACATGGCTATATAGCATCACGTACAACGAATGTATTACGCAGTATCGGAAGGAACGGCGAAAGCGTCGCTTGATGGACGCATTGAGTCTTGACCCCCTCGAGGAAGCGTCTGAAGAAAAGACGCCTAAAGCCGAGGAGAAGGGCGGACTCGATCGCTGGCTGGTGTATGTGAACCCGATCGACCGCGAAATTCTGGTGCTACGATTTGTCGCAGAGCTGGAATTTCAGGAGATCGCAGACATCATGCACATGGGTTTGAGTGCGACAAAAATGCGATACAAACGTGCTCTAGATAAATTGCGTGAGAAATTTGCAGGCATTGCTGAAACTTAG
- a CDS encoding mechanosensitive ion channel family protein, with translation MELDLWTQSLVTAMTALWTKVANFIPNLFGALVVLLLGFVVAKLLDTLLSKLLAKLGLDRLMGGTGLTKLMSRAGLQVPISTLIGKIVYWFVLLIFLVSAAESLGLERVSATLDMLALYLPKVFGAALVLLVGVLLAQLANGLVRGAAEGVGLDYASGLGRIAQGLVIIISISVAISQLEVKTDLLNHVIVIVLITVGLAVALAMGLGSREIAGQILAGIYVRELYQVGQQVRVGEVEGQIEEIGTVKTTLLTDEGELVSLSNRILLEQHVSSR, from the coding sequence ATGGAACTCGACCTCTGGACTCAGAGCCTCGTCACTGCAATGACTGCGTTGTGGACCAAAGTAGCCAACTTCATTCCGAACCTGTTCGGCGCACTGGTCGTGCTGCTGTTGGGTTTCGTTGTGGCCAAGCTGCTCGATACCTTGCTGTCCAAATTGCTCGCCAAACTGGGTCTCGATCGCCTGATGGGCGGCACCGGTTTGACCAAGTTGATGTCGCGCGCGGGGCTGCAAGTGCCGATCTCGACGCTCATCGGCAAAATCGTCTATTGGTTCGTTCTGCTGATTTTCCTGGTTTCTGCAGCAGAATCCCTTGGACTTGAGCGAGTTTCAGCTACGCTGGATATGTTGGCGCTGTATTTGCCGAAAGTATTCGGTGCGGCCCTGGTGTTGCTGGTAGGTGTTTTGCTCGCGCAACTGGCCAACGGGCTGGTGCGCGGGGCGGCAGAAGGCGTAGGGCTCGACTACGCTTCAGGGCTTGGGCGAATTGCTCAGGGGCTGGTAATCATCATCAGCATCTCGGTCGCGATCAGTCAGCTTGAGGTCAAGACCGACCTGCTGAACCATGTGATTGTCATTGTATTGATTACCGTTGGTCTGGCGGTTGCGCTGGCCATGGGTTTGGGAAGCCGGGAAATTGCCGGTCAGATTCTTGCGGGAATCTATGTGCGTGAGTTGTATCAGGTTGGGCAACAAGTGCGTGTTGGCGAGGTCGAAGGCCAGATCGAAGAGATCGGCACGGTTAAAACCACATTGCTGACCGATGAAGGTGAGCTAGTCTCACTCTCCAATCGGATCCTGCTGGAACAGCATGTGAGTAGCCGCTAA
- a CDS encoding zinc transporter ZntB, which translates to MFEEENAQWGLVHALVLDGKGGARSIARTELDDLQLQAHESLWLHWDRSHPQTQTWLRKSSGLNEFTCDLLLEENTRPRLLPLPDSELLLFLRGVNLNPGAEPEDMVSVRIFASAQRVISLRLRPLRATDELLSELADDKGPNTASELILYLAQFLTNKVQDLVTCLSEIADEEEEKMDADERYTPEHGAILHIRRRAAGLKRFLAPQRDIFGQLTRIKMPWFVDDDADYWNELNNSLTRYLEELELTRERVGLVLEAEDRRLSERMNRTMYRFGIITCIFLPMSFITGLLGINVGGIPFSSSPYGFLIACLTVLALAFGQWWLFRRLRWV; encoded by the coding sequence ATGTTCGAGGAAGAAAACGCGCAATGGGGGCTGGTGCATGCCCTGGTGCTGGACGGTAAAGGCGGTGCGCGTTCGATAGCCCGGACTGAGCTCGACGATTTGCAGTTGCAGGCCCACGAAAGCCTGTGGCTGCATTGGGATCGCAGCCATCCGCAGACCCAGACCTGGCTGCGCAAATCCAGCGGTCTCAACGAATTCACCTGCGATCTGCTGTTGGAAGAGAACACCCGACCGCGTTTGTTGCCGCTGCCGGACTCCGAGCTGCTGTTGTTTCTGCGAGGGGTCAACCTCAATCCGGGTGCCGAGCCGGAAGACATGGTCTCGGTGCGGATTTTCGCCTCCGCGCAACGGGTGATTTCCCTGCGGTTACGGCCATTGCGCGCCACCGATGAACTGTTGTCGGAACTGGCCGACGACAAAGGCCCGAACACCGCGTCGGAACTGATTCTTTATCTGGCCCAGTTCCTCACCAACAAGGTGCAGGATCTGGTCACTTGCCTCTCGGAAATCGCCGATGAGGAAGAAGAAAAGATGGATGCCGACGAACGGTACACCCCCGAGCATGGGGCCATTTTGCACATCCGGCGCAGGGCTGCCGGACTGAAGCGTTTCCTGGCACCGCAGCGGGATATTTTCGGCCAACTGACGCGGATAAAAATGCCGTGGTTCGTCGATGACGATGCCGACTACTGGAACGAATTGAACAACAGCCTGACGCGCTACCTCGAAGAGCTCGAATTGACCCGAGAGCGCGTGGGGCTTGTGCTGGAGGCGGAAGACCGGCGCTTGAGCGAGCGCATGAACCGCACGATGTATCGCTTCGGGATCATCACCTGCATCTTTTTGCCGATGAGTTTCATCACCGGTCTGCTGGGTATAAATGTTGGCGGAATTCCCTTCTCCAGCAGCCCTTATGGTTTCCTGATCGCCTGTTTGACGGTGCTCGCCCTGGCCTTCGGTCAGTGGTGGTTATTTCGTCGTTTGCGCTGGGTCTGA
- the rraA gene encoding ribonuclease E activity regulator RraA produces the protein MNHYLTPDLCDAYPELVQVLEPMFSNFGGRDSFGGEIVTIKCFEDNSLVKEQVDLKGNGKVLVVDGGGSLRRALLGDMLAEKAAKNGWEGLVIYGCIRDVDVIAQTDLGVQALASHPMKTDKRGIGDLNVPVTFAGVTFHPGQYIYADNNGVIISPSPLKMPE, from the coding sequence ATGAACCATTACCTCACGCCTGACCTGTGCGACGCCTATCCGGAGCTGGTGCAGGTGCTGGAACCGATGTTCAGCAATTTCGGCGGCCGTGATTCCTTCGGCGGCGAAATCGTGACCATCAAATGTTTCGAAGACAACTCGCTGGTCAAGGAACAAGTCGATCTCAAGGGCAATGGCAAGGTGCTGGTGGTCGATGGCGGCGGTTCACTGCGCCGTGCATTGCTGGGTGACATGCTCGCCGAGAAGGCCGCCAAAAACGGCTGGGAAGGGCTGGTGATCTACGGCTGCATCCGTGACGTCGACGTTATCGCGCAGACCGATCTGGGCGTGCAGGCACTGGCCAGCCACCCGATGAAAACCGACAAGCGCGGCATCGGCGACCTTAACGTCCCGGTAACGTTTGCCGGCGTGACGTTCCACCCGGGCCAATACATTTATGCGGACAACAACGGCGTGATCATCTCGCCGAGTCCGCTGAAAATGCCTGAATAA